The following are encoded together in the Triticum dicoccoides isolate Atlit2015 ecotype Zavitan chromosome 6B, WEW_v2.0, whole genome shotgun sequence genome:
- the LOC119325588 gene encoding probable methyltransferase PMT17 has protein sequence MAKDYPASPKAQHLQESKKQRLTYVLVVSALCVAFYVLGAWQNSTMPNPVADSAISRVDCDTVAQRDGSVPSFAPASENVLDFDAHHQLNLSNTESAVQQFPACPLNQSEYTPCEDRKRGRLFDRDMLIYRERHCPGKDEQIRCLIPAPPKYKNPFRWPESRDVAWFDNIPHKELSIEKAVQNWIRVEGNKFRFPGGGTMFPHGADAYIDEISKLISLSDGRIRTAIDTGCGVASFGAYLLKRNIITVSFAPRDTHEAQVQFALERGVPAILGVMGSIRLPYPSRAFDLAHCSRCLIPWGGHDGLYLAEIDRILRPGGYWIHSGPPINWKTHHNGWKRAEEDLRREQDKIEDVARSLCWNKVAEKEDLSIWQKPKNHLECADIKKKHKIPHVCKSDNPDAAWYKKMESCLTPLPEVSNQGSIAGGEVARWPKRALTVPPRVKRGTIPGIDEKKFEEDMKLWEKRLAYYKRTTPIAQGRYRNVMDMNANLGGFAASLVKYPVWVMNVVPVNSDKDTLGAIYERGFIGTYQDWCEAFSTYPRTYDLLHADNLFSIYQDRCDITDILLEMDRILRPEGTAIIRDTVDVLTKVQAIAKRMRWDSRILDHEDGPFNQEKVLVAVKTYWTADPSEHS, from the exons ATGGCTAAAGATTACCCAGCATCTCCTAAAGCCCAGCATCTGCAAGAATCCAAGAAGCAGCGTCTCACCTACGTACTTGTGGTGAGCGCGCTCTGCGTCGCCTTCTACGTGCTCGGGGCATGGCAGAACAGCACCATGCCGAACCCTGTGGCTGATTCGGCAATAAGCCGGGTTGACTGTGATACCGTGGCGCAGAGAGACGGGTCGGTGCCGTCTTTTGCGCCCGCGTCTGAGAACGTGCTCGATTTCGATGCGCACCACCAGCTGAACCTCAGTAACACGGAGTCCGCGGTGCAGCAGTTCCCTGCGTGCCCGCTCAATCAGAGCGAGTACACGCCATGCGAGGACCGGAAACGTGGCCGTCTGTTTGACCGGGACATGCTGATATACCGTGAGAGGCACTGCCCGGGCAAGGACGAGCAGATCCGATGCCTCATTCCGGCGCCGCCAAAGTACAAGAACCCCTTCAGGTGGCCGGAGAGCAGGGACGTCGCTTGGTTTGACAATATCCCTCACAAGGAGCTCAGCATCGAGAAGGCCGTGCAGAACTGGATCCGGGTGGAGGGGAACAAGTTCCGGTTCCCCGGTGGTGGCACTATGTTTCCCCATGGCGCTGACGCGTACATTGATGAAATCAGTAAGCTCATCTCGTTGTCGGATGGGAGGATCAGGACGGCGATCGACACGGGCTGCGGG GTTGCTAGCTTTGGGGCTTACTTGCTGAAGAGGAACATCATTACCGTGTCGTTTGCGCCGAGGGACACACACGAAGCTCAGGTGCAATTTGCACTGGAAcgcggtgtgcctgccatcctcggCGTGATGGGATCAATACGGTTGCCTTATCCATCTAGGGCATTTGATCTGGCTCATTGTTCGCGCTGTCTGATTCCTTGGGGAGGGCATG ATGGACTGTACCTCGCCGAGATCGATAGGATTCTAAGGCCAGGGGGCTACTGGATTCACTCGGGCCCTCCAATCAACTGGAAGACGCACCACAATGGGTGGAAGAGGGCCGAGGAAGACCTCAGGCGGGAGCAAGACAAGATTGAGGATGTCGCGAGGAGCCTTTGCTGGAATAAGGTGGCCGAGAAGGAGGACCTCTCCATCTGGCAGAAGCCCAAGAACCACCTTGAGTGTGCCGACATAAAAAAGAAGCATAAGATACCCCATGTCTGCAAGAGTGACAACCCTGATGCTGCCTG GTACAAGAAGATGGAATCCTGTCTTACCCCATTGCCTGAAGTGAGCAACCAGGGATCGATCGCCGGCGGAGAGGTCGCGAGATGGCCAAAGAGGGCGCTCACGGTGCCCCCAAGGGTCAAGAGGGGCACGATTCCGGGGATAGACGAGAAGAAGTTTGAGGAGGACATGAAGCTTTGGGAGAAGAGGCTGGCGTACTACAAACGCACGACGCCCATAGCGCAGGGGCGGTACAGGAATGTGATGGACATGAACGCGAACCTGGGCGGTTTCGCCGCTTCCCTGGTCAAGTACCCCGTGTGGGTGATGAACGTCGTCCCGGTCAATTCGGACAAGGACACCCTCGGAGCGATCTACGAGCGGGGGTTCATCGGCACCTACCAGGACTGGTGCGAAGCCTTCTCGACGTACCCGAGGACCTACGACCTGTTGCACGCCGACAATTTGTTCAGCATCTACCAGGACAG GTGCGACATAACGGACATCCTCCTGGAGATGGACAGGATACTGAGGCCAGAGGGCACGGCGATCATCCGCGACACGGTCGACGTGCTCACCAAGGTCCAGGCCATAGCCAAGCGGATGCGGTGGGACAGCCGCATCCTGGACCACGAGGACGGGCCCTTCAACCAGGAGAAGGTCCTTGTCGCGGTCAAGACGTACTGGACAGCCGACCCGTCGGAGCACAGCTGA